CTGTGTTCTCGGATATCGGCACAACGGTCGCCGAGCTTGCGGGCACGCTCGAGCAGACGGAGACGACGATCTATGCAAAGCTGCGGGCGATTCCCGAGGAACACCTGGTGCAGAACAGGAGTAGCCGCCCATATCATTACATGCTGCGGCTTGAATCGTTTCGTGGGGATTGACTGCACATCGACCTGCAGGAATACGGACGATCGCAGGCGAATCCGGCGTTTTGCCGCTATATAATAGGAATATGACAACAGCCTCCCTTTGCCGGGAGGCTGTTTGACGTTTGGGGGCTCGCAATGTCAGAGCATCTGCCACAGGACGGCGATGACGAGCGCGGGCAGAAAGTTTGCGACGCGGATATACGGAAGGCCGAGGAGATTCGTGCCGATGCAGAAGATGAGGATGCTGCCGATGTAGCTGAGATTGCCGAGCGCGGCGTCCGTCATGAGCGGCTCGATCGCGCCCGCCGCGAGAAAGACGGCGCCCTGAAAGAGCCCGACCGAGACGGCGGAGAAGATGCAGCCCTTTCCGAGCGCTGCCGTGAACAGCATGATGACGACGGCATCGAGCACGCTCTTTGCGAAGAGGACAGACGGGTCGCCGAGCAGGCGGTCATTGATCGAGCCGATGACGGCCATCGCGCCGACGCAGACCGTCAGCGAGGCGGTGACAAAGCCGTCGATGAAATGCGTGTCGCCCGTACTGCCCGATACGCGTTTCAGCCATGCGCCGAACGACGCCATGCGGTCCTCGATGTTGATGAGCTCGCCGATAAGCGCGCCGCCGATGAGCGCGGTGAGCAGCATATTCGCGCCGACGAACGTGAGCTGCCCGTACTGCCCGATGCGGAGCATTTCGCGCAGCGCCCCGCCCATGCCGAGAAAGATGACCGCGAGCGCGCAGGCGCGCATGAGCGTTTCCTGAAACCGCTCCGAGATGAAGCGGCCGAACCCGAGCCCCAATATGCCGCCGAGCACGATGGCGCCGACATTTGCGATGATTCCGACTCCCGGCATGATCTATTCCCCCTTGCATTTATCTGATGGTTCATTGTACTCCATTTTGCGATGCATGTAAAATGAAAGCGCGGCCCGCGAAATCGTTTCATTTTATTTATACATGGACAGACGGGGGATAACGTGGTAGAATACGTGCGTATTTTCATTTTCAAAATAGGGAAGCACGGAGAGACAGATTTCATTTTATCAGCGGTTCTTTAGGAAAATGAATGCGAATTTTTTAGGGGGTATAGACATTGGAATCATTTCTTCCCATGCTGAACGCCATTGACTCATTTCTCTGGGGCGTTCCGCTCATCACACTGCTCGTGGGGACGGGCATCCTGCTGACCGTGCGCCTTTCGCTCATACAGGTCGTGCAATTGCCTCTCGCGCTCGGCCTCATCCTGCGTGCAAAGAATCAAGGCAAGGGAGACATCTCGAGCTTCAAGGCGCTCTGCGTCGCGCTTGCGGCGACCATCGGCACCGGCAACATCGTCGGCGTTGCGACGGCGGTCAAAGTCGGCGGTCCCGGCGCCATCTTCTGGATGTGGATGGCGGCGTTCTTCGGCATGGCGACGAAATACGCCGAGGGACTGCTCGCGGTGAAATACCGCACGACAGACGAGCGCGGTGAGATCGCGGGCGGGCCGATGTACTACATTCAGCGCGGCATGGGTGAGAAATATCGTCCGCTGGCGACCTTCTTTGCGGCGGCGACCGTGCTCGTCGCGTTCTTCGGTATCGGCACATTCCCGCAGGTCAATGCCATTGTCGATTCCGTGGAACTCTCCTTCGGCGTGCCGCGCATCGCCACCGACATTGTGCTCACGGCGCTCATCGCGGCGATCACCATCGGCGGCCTTCGCAGCATCGCAAAGGTCGCGTCCCGCATCATTCCGTTTATGGCGGTGCTCTACGTCGCCATCAGCATGGGTATCATCCTCATGCACATCGGCGAAGTGCCGGCGGCGCTCGCCCTCATCCTCGACAGCGCGTTCACGGGGACGGCGGCGGCGGGCGGCTTTGCCGGATCGACCGTCATGATGGCGATGCAGAACGGTATCGCGCGTGGCGTCTTCTCGAACGAGTCCGGTCTCGGCTCCGCGCCGATCGCGGCAGCCGCCGCAAAGACGAAAGAGCCTGCCGAGCAGGGACTCATCTCCATGACAGGCACGTTCATCGACACCATCATCATCTGCTCCATGACCGGCCTTGTGCTTGTGCTGACAGGCGCGTGGAATGGGGACACGGCCGGCGCGGCGATGACAGGCGCGGCCTTCTCGAGCCTCTACGGCACCGCCGGCGGCATGCTTCTCACCGTCTCGCTCGCGCTCTTCGCGTTCACCACCATCCTCGGATGGAACTACTACGGCGAGCGCGCCGTGCTCTACCTTGCGGGCGTGCGCGCGATCCTGCCGTACCGCCTCGTATTCATCGCGCTCATCGCGTGCGGCGCGTTCCTGAAGATCGAGGCAATCTGGGTGCTTGCCGACATCGTCAACGGACTCATGGCGATCCCGAACCTCATCGCCCTCATCGCCCTCTCCGGCATCGTCGTGCACGAGACGCGCCGCTATATCGCAAAAATCCGCCGCGGCGCACGCATCATGAAGTAAATGTGGAGTTCCTCTATGTAAATAAGTACCGCTGTATGAAGTTCCTGCTTCGTACAGCGGCAAGGGGCATTGTAAGTGTAAAATAGTTCTCGGAGGGGGTTGCAAAAAGAGAAAGAGACCAGTACCCTAAAGTGTATGCTAACGAGGCGAATACACAAGAAGGAAGGTCTCTTATGGAAACTATTGTAACAGAAATCCTGGAAATAATAAAGGGTACAAAAGACAATATCTCCCAAGAAGAACAACTGCGCAGTTACTTTGAGATCCTGATATGCCGTGCAGTTAGCGAAGCACTCGAACGAATTGACAAAGAACTGGCAAAGCGATACGCAGCCAAAGGCTGGCACGTGGAACGGCTTGATGCACGGTGCGTGCAAGCAAGCTACGGAACCATGCAAATCCGTCGCAGGCGCATGAAAAAAGAAGGAGAAGCCGGTATATACCCCTTGGACAAAGAAGTGGGTATTCGCCCTTACCGGAGATACACCGCCTATTTGGAATACGTTATTGCCTGTATTGCAGCCAAGAGCGTCTACCGTGATACAGCCGCTGTCGTCAACCTGCTGAGTCCCGTCACGATAAGCCACCAACAAGTTGCACATGTCGTGAGACGAGTAGGAGAAACCTATGGTGCTTGGGAGAAATTGCAGGAAAGCACCGATCCCATGGAAGAGACAGAACTGCGCCGACCGGAAGTTCTCTACATCGAAGGGGATGGACTCATGCTGCACGGGCAGAATAAGAAACAGCTCGAGCTCCATCGATTCCAAATCGCCGAAGGCGTGCAAGAAAACGGCAACCGTCGTACCCTTATTGGCACCCACTATGTAGCGAATCTCGATCACGAGAAAGCCAAAGAGAGTCTGCTGCACTATCTGGGGAGCCACTATGATCTAACCCATACCCTGGTTCTGAGCAACAGTGATGGAGGTGCCGGTTACACCTGCGGCGTCTTTGAAGAAATCCTTGGAAGCGTCGGCCGGCATGAGCACTTTCTGGATTGGTACCACGTACAAAGAAAATGCAGAGAACGCCTTTTATGGGCGAATTCGACCCTGTGTAAGAAACTACACAAAGCGCTGTATATACATGAGCGTGAGGAAGTGGGCCTAGTATTGGATACCGTGGAATCTATGTCCCAAGATGAGCGACAAACGGAACAAGTGGAGCTTCTTCGAAAGTACATAGAAAGAAACTGGATATACCTTGCCGGCTTGGAAGAACGAGGGATCGGGGAATACAGGAAGCTTTTGGGGACGTGTGAAAGCAACCATAGGCTCTACAGCTACCGGATGAAGAAGCAAGGCAGACGATGGAGTCGAGCCGGCGGCGAAGCGATGGTAAAGATCATCACTGGATTGAAGAATGGTGATCTGCGAGAGGCCATGGCAGCAAAGGCGGAATTGTTCAATGAGAAGGTAGGAAGAGACTTCCGCGGAGCCGTGCGAGAGGCATTGAAAAGAAGCAAGAGCACGACGTATGACGGGATCCGACATGGGAGGATTACAGTAAGTGCGCCGATGAGCAGTGGGATTGGACATTTGTCCAAATGCTTTGCTTAGAGGCAAAAAAAGGCTATGCCACGAAGGCAGACACATCAAGGGTGAAAACTCACCACCGAGAAAATCTTGACACATACAGGGGCATTTCTTTGTTTGACACAAGAAATGCTCCATGCTATTATATTATATAATAGCAATTTCATATGGTTGGGCTAGGTGTCGTTAGACTCAATAGGGAATTCGGTACAAGCCGAAGCGGTCCCGCCACTGTAACAGCAAGCGACTTTGCATAAGAACGGACAGCGTTCTTAGTCACTGGGAGACGGTCTCTTGGGAAGGCGCAAAGAAGCGATGAACTGAAGCCAGGAGAACTGCCTAGTTGACAATCACCGACTGACCTGCGAGTGACGGGGATGGGGATTTTGCAAGTGGACGCACGTACTATGCCTGCGCCTATGCGGCATGGGATTTTTCTGCCGCCAGAATCTGCAGAGCTCCGTTCCTCCGGGTGAGGAAAGGAGCTTTTTTGTATGTCGAAACGCCGGGAGCTTGATTTTTCCTTCTGGGATGAGAGGTGGAGACAGAACTACAGCGAACGTGAGCAGCGCATACGCGCAAATCCGCTGTTGGATTATTGGGACAAGCGCGCGCGGGATTTTTCCCTCATGCGCAAGAGCAATGATTATGATTTCGGGCGGAGTGTCTATGCCGCGCTGCAGGATGTTCTCGGGCCGGATTCCACGATGCTGGATATAGGTGCGGGGCCCGGCTCCTTTACCATTCCCTTCGCCCAGAAGATCAAGTCCGTCACGGCGATTGAGCCGTCACAGGGGATGAGCGCGATCCTGAAGGAAAATGCGAAGGAGGCGGGGGTGGAAAACTATACCGTCATCGAGGAGCTGTTGGAGGATCTGCCGCAAGAGCCTTCCTCCGACTTTCAATTTGATCTGGTGGCGGTCTCTCTCGTCTTATGGATGTTCCAAGACGTATGGCCGCGCATCGAGCAGATGGAGCGATACGCCAAAGGCCATTGTGTCATTGTGGCGGGCATCCCGGATTGGAAGCATCCGCGCGATGCGTTGAAGTCGGATGTCGAAGAGTTTCAGAGTCTCTGCAACATGCTCATTTCACAGGGGCGCTTCCCGGATGTACGCGTCATTGACTATGTATGCGAACGCGCCGTTGCCGATGAAATCGAGTGCAGAAAAATCATGTACGAGCAGTATGAGGCGGATCTGACGCCGGAGGCGGAGGAAAAAATCCGCCGGGAGGTCGAGGCAAGAGCCAAAGACGGTATGTGCCTGATCACATCCAGATCGGCTGTCATTCGTTGGAATCCGGGCGAGATGGTTTTAAAAGGTTAAGGAAAAAGAGGTGCTTTCATGTTTCAGACAAAGAGGTACAAGGGCTTCATCACAGCAGTTCTGCTGCTGGCTGTCAGCATGCTCTTCACGGCGTGCGGAGGCGGGAAAGACGCGGGCAAGGAGGCGGCGCAGGCGGAAAAGCCTATTGAGATCACGGATGTGACGGGGCAGACGGTCACATTGAAAAAGCCGGCGGAGCGCGTCATCCTGCAGTGGAGCGGCTCCGGCGGCGCGTTCATCACGATGTCCGCGCTCATGGGGAAGGATCTCCCGAATGTCATCGCGGGCCTCGATTCGTCGCTTATGGAGTATCGCGCCGATATGTGGAACCACTTCAAAAAGGACCTGCCGGAGCTGGAAAAGGTCCCTGTCGTCGGAACTATAAGCGACAAAAACTTCAATGTGGAAAAAGTGCTCTCCTTAAATCCGGATGTCATCTTTATTCCGCTCGATTTGAAAGATCAGTACGAGTCGGATGTGAAGGCAAAGATGGACGAAGCCGGCGTACCGACCATATACATAGACTATCACTCGGAGACCTTGGAGAATCACCAGCGTTCGATCGACGCCATCGGCAAGGCGCTGGGCAAAGAGGAGCGCGCGGCGGAGCTCAAGAAGTTCTACACGGATAAAGTGACGAATGTTCTCGAGCGTGTCAAGAAGATCGATAAGCCGAAGCCGACAGTCTATATCGAGGTCGGGATGCAGGGGCCGGAGACCTTCGGGAATAGCTTTAGCAGCAACTATTCATGGGGCGCGTTGGCGACTCTGTGCGGCGGCGATATCATCACAAAGGACGTGATCAAGAGATCCGGCCCGGTCAACCCGGAGTTTGTGATTGAAAAGGATCCGGACATCATCATGATCATGGGCTCCTACTGGCCGAAGAAGCCGACCTCGATGCGCCTCGGCTTTGAGGCGGACGAGGAGCACTCGCAGCAGCTGCTGAAGGCGTTTACGGAGCGCGACGGGTGGAGCAATCTGAAGGCGGTCAAGGACAAGCAGGTCTATTCGGCACATCACGGCCTCCCACGCGAAGTCTATGACTGCGCGGTGTTTGAGTATCTCGCAAAGACATACTACCCTGAGGAGTTCGCCGATGTCAATCCGGAGGGGACGCTGCAGGAGTTCTACGAGAAATTCCTGCCGTTCTCTTACGGGGGAATATGGTTTATGCACCTGAATTAGGAGAAAGGGCATTGCATTGTGGAAAAGACGACGGAGCATTTTGACTACAAGAAGCACAGTTATCGAAGGATCGGCTTTATTTTCATCGGTCTTCTGATCTGCATGCTGAGTTTTATGACCGACGTCATTGTGGGGCCGGCATCGCTTACGCCGCACGATGTGTGGCTGGCGGTGATACAATCTCCCGAAGTTTCAAAGAATGCCAATATCATCGTCTGGTCGATTCGTCTGCCGACGGCGATCATGGCGCTTCTGGTAGGAGCGTCCTTGGGGATTGCGGGAGCGGGGATGCAGACGATTCTCGACAATCCGCTCTCCAGTCCCTATACGCTCGGCATATCGGCGGGCGCGGGATTTGGCGCGTCCCTTGTCGTCGTGGTCGGACTGGGCTCTCTGGAAATGCTGGGCGAGTTCATGGTGCCTTTCGGCGCATTCGTGTTTGCCGGGCTGACGAGCTTTCTCATCTATTCCATCAACAAGATCAAAAACTTTTCCTCCGAGACGATGATCCTTGCCGGTATCGGGCTGATGTTCCTATTTCAGGCGCTCCAGTCGCTCATGCAGTACATGGCGACGCCGGAAGCCCTGCAGAACATTGTTTTTTGGACGATGGGAAGCCTTACAAGGGCAAACTGGCTGAACATTTCCATCGTTCTGGTCACGCTGCTCCTGATGCTGCCGCTCATGATGCGCGAATCGTGGCGGCTGACCGCCTTGAAGCTCGGCGATGAAAAGGCAGCCGGTCTCGGGATTGATGTCGAGCGGCTCCGGGTCAAGATCTTTCTGTTCATATCGATCATCACTGCCGTTGCCGTTTCTTTTGTCGGCACGATCGGCTTTATCGGCATTGTCGGCCCGCATATTGCGCGGATGCTGGTCGGAGAGGATCAGCGGTATTTTCTGCCGCTCTCGGCCGTGTGCGGGATGGTGATTCTGTCGTTGGCGTCCATCGGCAGTAAAATGCTGATTCCCGGCGCGATGTTCCCCATCGGCATTGTGACGGCAATCATCGGAGTTCCCTTTTTCTTCTCGCTGGTCTTGACTAGGAAAAGGAGCTATTTCAAATGATTGAAGTGCATAATCTGACCTTCGGATACGCGTCCGGGGAGGAAAAACAAATATTGAAGGGCGTCGATTTTGTCGCGCAGACAGGAAAACTGACGGCGGTGATCGGGACGAACGGCGCCGGGAAATCCACGCTGCTGAAAGCGATCATGGGGATCTTAAAGGGCAACGGGGATATTCGGCTCAACGGGAAGCCCGCCGCCGCATATACGTCCCGGGAGTTCAGCAGTACGGTGAGCTATCTGTCGCAGGATAACGACTGCAGAATCAATCTGAGTGTTTTCGAGGTCGTCATGTTGGGGCGTATGGGATCGCTGTCCTTCCGCGTCAAGGAGGAGGACCTTCGAGCGACGGAAGAG
This portion of the Selenomonas sp. TAMA-11512 genome encodes:
- a CDS encoding ABC transporter substrate-binding protein, producing MFQTKRYKGFITAVLLLAVSMLFTACGGGKDAGKEAAQAEKPIEITDVTGQTVTLKKPAERVILQWSGSGGAFITMSALMGKDLPNVIAGLDSSLMEYRADMWNHFKKDLPELEKVPVVGTISDKNFNVEKVLSLNPDVIFIPLDLKDQYESDVKAKMDEAGVPTIYIDYHSETLENHQRSIDAIGKALGKEERAAELKKFYTDKVTNVLERVKKIDKPKPTVYIEVGMQGPETFGNSFSSNYSWGALATLCGGDIITKDVIKRSGPVNPEFVIEKDPDIIMIMGSYWPKKPTSMRLGFEADEEHSQQLLKAFTERDGWSNLKAVKDKQVYSAHHGLPREVYDCAVFEYLAKTYYPEEFADVNPEGTLQEFYEKFLPFSYGGIWFMHLN
- a CDS encoding ISLre2 family transposase encodes the protein METIVTEILEIIKGTKDNISQEEQLRSYFEILICRAVSEALERIDKELAKRYAAKGWHVERLDARCVQASYGTMQIRRRRMKKEGEAGIYPLDKEVGIRPYRRYTAYLEYVIACIAAKSVYRDTAAVVNLLSPVTISHQQVAHVVRRVGETYGAWEKLQESTDPMEETELRRPEVLYIEGDGLMLHGQNKKQLELHRFQIAEGVQENGNRRTLIGTHYVANLDHEKAKESLLHYLGSHYDLTHTLVLSNSDGGAGYTCGVFEEILGSVGRHEHFLDWYHVQRKCRERLLWANSTLCKKLHKALYIHEREEVGLVLDTVESMSQDERQTEQVELLRKYIERNWIYLAGLEERGIGEYRKLLGTCESNHRLYSYRMKKQGRRWSRAGGEAMVKIITGLKNGDLREAMAAKAELFNEKVGRDFRGAVREALKRSKSTTYDGIRHGRITVSAPMSSGIGHLSKCFA
- a CDS encoding class I SAM-dependent methyltransferase, which produces MSKRRELDFSFWDERWRQNYSEREQRIRANPLLDYWDKRARDFSLMRKSNDYDFGRSVYAALQDVLGPDSTMLDIGAGPGSFTIPFAQKIKSVTAIEPSQGMSAILKENAKEAGVENYTVIEELLEDLPQEPSSDFQFDLVAVSLVLWMFQDVWPRIEQMERYAKGHCVIVAGIPDWKHPRDALKSDVEEFQSLCNMLISQGRFPDVRVIDYVCERAVADEIECRKIMYEQYEADLTPEAEEKIRREVEARAKDGMCLITSRSAVIRWNPGEMVLKG
- a CDS encoding DUF554 domain-containing protein, giving the protein MPGVGIIANVGAIVLGGILGLGFGRFISERFQETLMRACALAVIFLGMGGALREMLRIGQYGQLTFVGANMLLTALIGGALIGELINIEDRMASFGAWLKRVSGSTGDTHFIDGFVTASLTVCVGAMAVIGSINDRLLGDPSVLFAKSVLDAVVIMLFTAALGKGCIFSAVSVGLFQGAVFLAAGAIEPLMTDAALGNLSYIGSILIFCIGTNLLGLPYIRVANFLPALVIAVLWQML
- a CDS encoding iron ABC transporter permease — encoded protein: MEKTTEHFDYKKHSYRRIGFIFIGLLICMLSFMTDVIVGPASLTPHDVWLAVIQSPEVSKNANIIVWSIRLPTAIMALLVGASLGIAGAGMQTILDNPLSSPYTLGISAGAGFGASLVVVVGLGSLEMLGEFMVPFGAFVFAGLTSFLIYSINKIKNFSSETMILAGIGLMFLFQALQSLMQYMATPEALQNIVFWTMGSLTRANWLNISIVLVTLLLMLPLMMRESWRLTALKLGDEKAAGLGIDVERLRVKIFLFISIITAVAVSFVGTIGFIGIVGPHIARMLVGEDQRYFLPLSAVCGMVILSLASIGSKMLIPGAMFPIGIVTAIIGVPFFFSLVLTRKRSYFK
- a CDS encoding sodium:alanine symporter family protein, whose protein sequence is MESFLPMLNAIDSFLWGVPLITLLVGTGILLTVRLSLIQVVQLPLALGLILRAKNQGKGDISSFKALCVALAATIGTGNIVGVATAVKVGGPGAIFWMWMAAFFGMATKYAEGLLAVKYRTTDERGEIAGGPMYYIQRGMGEKYRPLATFFAAATVLVAFFGIGTFPQVNAIVDSVELSFGVPRIATDIVLTALIAAITIGGLRSIAKVASRIIPFMAVLYVAISMGIILMHIGEVPAALALILDSAFTGTAAAGGFAGSTVMMAMQNGIARGVFSNESGLGSAPIAAAAAKTKEPAEQGLISMTGTFIDTIIICSMTGLVLVLTGAWNGDTAGAAMTGAAFSSLYGTAGGMLLTVSLALFAFTTILGWNYYGERAVLYLAGVRAILPYRLVFIALIACGAFLKIEAIWVLADIVNGLMAIPNLIALIALSGIVVHETRRYIAKIRRGARIMK